From a region of the Armigeres subalbatus isolate Guangzhou_Male unplaced genomic scaffold, GZ_Asu_2 Contig2056, whole genome shotgun sequence genome:
- the LOC134203690 gene encoding dipeptidase 2-like, which translates to MNSMTNHADFMELGTIHQHQSTCKQHCFVFTEIADIDLPPEITKYPEKIKNGSIHSYKKDSMSPPPPKVPKSRRSRKIIAVVSALLVCIALAAGIPLGLQLRSSSLLEARLAFIRRLLAESPLVEGYWAPQMGANFSKSYAEVKNSMVGALLWPISVPCAAQYLDAVQLTLEGIDDARRMVKKNADMMIVESADAMEQAHTDGKLAILFGLEGGHTLGSSLAVLRSMYSLGARFVSLTGLGCTTPWASSSIRTDFFDENLPSTLTNFGEIVIQEMNRLGMLVEISRLSEPAMMVALNVAKAPLLLSNALPSAMACNGSNAAVPDHIMSALSQNGGVIMLNVERCGDKPMNLKDAIVAINYVRAIAGVDHLGLSGSPKNYPLLLAELARDRLWGSAAIKKLVGGNIVRVLREVEVNKNRLPLSEDWIPLEAVEGNAYCRYPET; encoded by the exons ATGAATTCGATGACGAATCATGCGGACTTCATGGAGCTGGGCACGATTCACCAGCACCAGTCCACCTGCAAACAGCACTGCTTCGTATTCACCGAGATAGCAGATATCGATCTACCGCCCGAGATCACAAAGTACCCGGAGAAGATAAAAAATGGCAGTATTCACTCGTACAAGAAGGACAGCATGTCACCACCGCCCCCGAAGGTACCCAAAAGCAGACGGTCGAGGAAAATAATTGCAGTGGTTTCGGCGCTGTTGGTGTGCATAGCATTGGCAGCTGGTATCCCGCTGGGACTTCAGCTCCGATCGTCATCGTTGTTGGAAGCTCGATTGGCTTTTATTAGGCGCCTGTTGGCGGAATCTCCGCTGGTCGAGGGCTATTGGGCCCCTCAGATGGGTGCAAATTTCAGCAAAAGCTACGCCGAAGTTAAGAACAGCATGGTTGGAGCGCTGCTGTGGCCTATCTCAGTTCCGTGTGCCGCGCAATATCTGGACGCGGTGCAACTCACACTGGAAGGAATAGACGATGCGCGAAGAATGGTGAAAAAGAATGCGGATATGATGATTGTGGAAAGTGCTGATGCGATGGAGCAGGCACACACCGATGGGAAGCTGGCGATTCTGTTCGGTTTGGAAGGCGGCCATACGTTGGGTTCCAGTTTGGCTGTTCTGCGGTCCATGTATTCGCTGGGGGCCAGGTTCGTGTCGTTAACTGGGCTGGGTTGCACCACTCCGTGGGCAAGTTCCTCCATCAGGACGGACTTTTTCGACGAGaatcttccttctactttgaCGAATTTTGGAGAG ATCGTTATCCAGGAGATGAATCGCCTCGGTATGCTAGTTGAAATATCACGACTTTCCGAACCGGCAATGATGGTAGCTTTGAATGTTGCCAAAGCCCCTCTGTTACTGTCGAATGCTCTTCCCTCCGCGATGGCTTGTAATGGATCAAATGCAGCTGTTCCAGATCACATAATGAG TGCTCTTTCGCAAAACGGAGGCGTCATCATGTTAAATGTGGAACGATGTGGGGATAAACCCATGAATCTGAAAGATGCAATCGTTGCCATCAACTACGTTCGTGCCATTGCCGGAGTCGACCACTTGGGACTTAGTGGTTCCCCGAAGAACTACCCTCTGCTGCTGGCTGAGTTGGCAAGGGATCGGTTGTGGGGATCAGCGGCAATCAAAAAACTAGTTGGAGGCAACATCGTTCGTGTGCTGAGAGAG GTTGAAGTTAATAAAAATCGCCTACCTCTATCGGAAGACTGGATACCACTTGAGGCGGTGGAAGGAAATGCATACTGTCGCTATCCGGAAACATAA